A genomic window from Schistocerca serialis cubense isolate TAMUIC-IGC-003099 chromosome 4, iqSchSeri2.2, whole genome shotgun sequence includes:
- the LOC126473922 gene encoding transcription factor Adf-1 translates to MSHSQDVMLCELVSQHPCLYDLKNPKYRDTMFRDRIWEEIGAQLKLAGMQLQKKWRNIKDSYNREKRRLSGKSGSAVARNTQYLYFNLLSFLNITSPPVHTHSSVSPETIENQASQESEAASGPYTG, encoded by the exons atgagccactcacaggacgtgatgctctgtgagctggtctcgcaacatccttgcctttacgatttgaagaaccctaaatatagagacactatgttcagagacagaatttgggaagaaattggtgcacagttgaaactggcag GTATGCAATTACAGAAGAAATGGCGCAATATCAAAGACTCCTACAACCGAGAGAAGAGGAGATTAAGCGGTAAAAGTGGTTCTGCCGTTGCGAGGAACACACAATATTTGTATTTCAATTTACTGTCATTCTTAAATATCACCAGTCCACCCGTCCATACGCACAGCAGCGTATCGCCTGAAACCATTGAGAATCAGGCCTCACAAGAAAGTGAAGCAGCAAGTGGACCGTACACGGGCTAG